One window from the genome of Leptospira broomii serovar Hurstbridge str. 5399 encodes:
- a CDS encoding prephenate dehydrogenase, whose translation MNFPFRKILIYGLGLMGASLSLALKKKQAGAEVTGIVSSEESKKKGISLGSADHLLTSVEFQNAPNWNSYDLIVFGVPVDTTIELIRTLPKNFSGYMTDMGSTKRDIISAVDSALTHGFKVEPKLYEDTSIESIDDSDIQSGKNTVSLSGHRYVSSHPMCGSEESGLEFANADLYENRLCILTRPKDALPDAYSKLESFWRFLGMETIEIPALEHDRILSYVSHAPHLISSIMTNWVWENECVQKFTEGSPLPLTGGGFRDMTRIAGSNPKMWAPIFSSNRDEIYKSLQEFRKHLDGIISELDPQKPLDPDHWKSFMEKARVDRDGILKHNNGPKKS comes from the coding sequence GTGAATTTTCCTTTTCGTAAAATTCTAATTTACGGTCTCGGATTGATGGGGGCTTCGCTTTCGCTTGCCCTAAAGAAAAAACAGGCCGGTGCGGAAGTTACCGGAATCGTATCTTCCGAAGAAAGTAAGAAAAAGGGAATCTCTTTAGGTTCTGCGGATCATCTACTAACGTCCGTCGAGTTTCAAAATGCTCCGAATTGGAACTCGTACGATTTAATCGTATTCGGTGTTCCCGTCGATACGACGATCGAATTGATACGAACTCTGCCCAAAAATTTTAGCGGATATATGACGGATATGGGATCCACTAAGAGAGATATTATTTCGGCGGTAGATTCGGCATTAACACACGGTTTTAAAGTAGAACCGAAACTATACGAGGATACCTCGATCGAATCCATAGACGATTCCGATATTCAATCCGGAAAAAATACCGTATCTTTATCGGGACATAGATACGTTTCTTCCCATCCGATGTGCGGATCGGAGGAATCAGGTTTAGAATTTGCTAATGCGGATTTGTACGAAAACCGACTCTGTATTCTGACTCGTCCTAAGGATGCTCTTCCCGATGCATATTCTAAATTGGAATCTTTTTGGAGATTCTTAGGAATGGAAACGATCGAGATCCCGGCTCTCGAACACGACCGAATATTATCCTACGTTTCTCATGCTCCACATTTGATCTCGTCAATTATGACGAACTGGGTTTGGGAAAACGAGTGCGTCCAAAAGTTTACGGAAGGATCTCCTCTCCCGTTAACAGGCGGAGGATTCAGGGATATGACGAGAATCGCAGGTTCGAACCCGAAAATGTGGGCTCCGATATTTTCTTCCAATCGGGACGAGATCTATAAGTCTCTTCAAGAATTTAGAAAACATTTGGACGGAATAATTTCCGAATTGGATCCGCAAAAGCCGCTCGACCCCGATCACTGGAAGTCCTTCATGGAAAAAGCCCGGGTCGATCGGGACGGAATATTAAAACACAATAATGGTCCCAAGAAAAGCTAA
- the pheA gene encoding prephenate dehydratase, with the protein MAKNNDKLKEFREKIDSLDKEIVKAILARAEIASAIGEIKRENKDPIYRPDREKDVYEKILNLNVGPLPDKVLIAIYREIMSGSFSVEKGLSVGYLGPEGSFSHQAVRARFGASVEASEFPSIPEVFRAVETDKVDYGVVPVENSSEGLVNSTLDQFLVSDLNIYSEIYLKITLNLLGFEHDLHKIETLYGIKIANSQCRNWIAANLPHVQISETPSTSRAASIVAEKKEGCAAIASSIAAEIYGLDVIRESIEDMSGNSTRFLIIGKNQCPPTGNDKTSIVLSVPDKPGSLYSVLKPFFDKGINLSKVETRPTRRTSWEYNFFIDFHGHRKDPVIEEVLNALKENTIYLRVLGSYPVSPPNP; encoded by the coding sequence ATGGCCAAGAATAACGACAAACTAAAAGAGTTCAGAGAAAAAATAGATTCTCTGGATAAAGAAATCGTCAAGGCCATTTTGGCCAGAGCGGAGATAGCATCCGCGATCGGCGAGATCAAACGCGAAAACAAGGATCCGATTTATCGACCCGATCGAGAGAAGGACGTATATGAGAAAATTTTAAATCTCAACGTTGGACCTCTTCCGGACAAAGTTCTGATCGCTATCTATCGAGAAATCATGTCAGGATCCTTTTCGGTGGAAAAAGGACTTTCCGTAGGATATCTGGGGCCGGAGGGATCTTTTTCCCATCAAGCCGTCCGGGCAAGATTCGGAGCTTCCGTGGAAGCGAGCGAGTTCCCGTCCATTCCGGAAGTATTTCGCGCTGTTGAGACGGATAAAGTGGATTACGGAGTCGTTCCTGTGGAAAATTCCTCCGAGGGGTTAGTCAACTCCACCCTGGACCAGTTTTTAGTTTCGGATCTTAATATTTATTCGGAGATCTATCTTAAAATTACTCTGAATCTTCTCGGTTTCGAGCATGATCTCCATAAGATTGAAACTCTTTATGGAATCAAGATCGCTAATTCACAATGTAGAAATTGGATTGCGGCGAATCTTCCTCACGTTCAAATTTCCGAGACTCCATCCACCTCCAGGGCGGCAAGTATCGTCGCGGAGAAAAAGGAAGGATGTGCGGCTATCGCGTCCTCGATCGCTGCCGAAATCTACGGACTGGATGTGATTCGCGAATCTATCGAAGATATGTCGGGAAATTCCACCCGATTTCTGATTATCGGTAAAAACCAATGTCCTCCAACCGGAAATGATAAGACTTCGATCGTGCTTTCCGTTCCGGATAAACCCGGGTCCTTATATTCGGTATTGAAACCGTTCTTTGATAAGGGAATCAATCTTTCTAAAGTGGAAACGAGACCGACAAGAAGAACATCCTGGGAATATAACTTTTTCATCGATTTTCACGGACACAGAAAGGACCCGGTCATCGAGGAAGTTTTGAATGCACTTAAGGAAAATACAATATACTTGAGGGTACTGGGTTCTTACCCGGTTTCTCCGCCGAATCCGTGA
- the scpB gene encoding SMC-Scp complex subunit ScpB, translated as MEREKSGLKGLIEALLFLSGEPLKLASIAKSVECEKHEAREILDELILDYQERDGGFVLREIAGAYQFATNERFSEILGKLFKEKKRDQLSRSSLDTLAIIAYKQPITLSEIDDIRGVSSRAMVTSLISKKLVKPVGNKEVPGRPALYGTTKEFLLHFGLNKLSDLPAPVEVKELKFENLDDLIENGQE; from the coding sequence GTGGAACGCGAAAAATCCGGCTTAAAGGGACTGATAGAAGCCCTCCTTTTCCTTTCCGGGGAACCGCTCAAGCTTGCCAGCATCGCCAAATCGGTCGAGTGCGAGAAGCACGAAGCCAGGGAAATTCTAGACGAACTAATTTTGGACTATCAGGAAAGAGACGGCGGATTCGTTCTTCGCGAGATTGCCGGCGCCTACCAATTCGCGACAAATGAACGTTTTTCCGAGATTTTAGGAAAACTTTTTAAAGAAAAAAAAAGGGACCAGCTATCACGCTCCAGTTTAGATACGTTAGCTATCATTGCATACAAACAACCGATCACTTTGTCGGAAATAGACGATATCCGAGGAGTTTCTTCCAGAGCCATGGTCACCTCCTTGATTTCAAAAAAATTGGTCAAACCGGTCGGTAATAAGGAAGTGCCCGGTCGCCCGGCGCTCTACGGAACCACGAAAGAATTCCTATTGCATTTCGGCCTAAATAAACTTTCAGACTTACCGGCTCCCGTCGAAGTAAAAGAGCTAAAATTCGAAAACCTGGACGACTTAATCGAAAATGGCCAAGAATAA
- a CDS encoding segregation and condensation protein A codes for MEREDGGKTFVVQWNNTEGGITEGPLNLLWSLIESYKVDIFEVSLSRITEDFLHFLKISENIHIDLGAEYALMAANLVYLKSKALLPDPGFEEEDYDPPLPPELVEKLLEHKKFQLTAQKLSEVDKSQSGVFARESNQVIEEQDSWLDLSLLDLISAFNEILEKREEEGEIPALLTAPHRYSVEEKMESISTLLVERSDISFEELFSLVKPEKAEVVAVFLAMLELCKQRILVIRQHKTFGEIRIFLVGEPWNAKNPA; via the coding sequence ATGGAGAGGGAGGACGGTGGGAAGACCTTCGTGGTCCAATGGAATAATACGGAAGGCGGAATTACCGAGGGGCCTTTAAATCTCCTTTGGTCTCTGATCGAAAGTTATAAAGTCGATATATTCGAAGTTTCTCTTTCGAGAATTACGGAAGACTTTCTCCACTTTCTAAAAATTTCGGAAAATATCCACATAGACTTGGGCGCAGAATACGCATTGATGGCTGCGAATCTAGTGTATTTGAAATCGAAAGCACTATTACCCGATCCGGGGTTTGAAGAAGAAGACTATGATCCGCCTCTCCCGCCGGAACTAGTCGAAAAACTCCTGGAACACAAGAAATTCCAACTTACGGCCCAGAAGCTATCCGAAGTCGATAAATCTCAGTCCGGCGTTTTTGCCCGGGAAAGTAACCAAGTCATTGAAGAGCAAGATTCTTGGCTGGATTTAAGTTTGCTCGACCTTATCTCAGCCTTTAACGAGATACTTGAAAAACGGGAGGAAGAAGGGGAGATTCCCGCTTTACTTACCGCGCCCCACCGATATTCTGTCGAGGAAAAGATGGAGTCGATTTCCACACTCCTCGTCGAAAGGTCCGATATTTCTTTTGAGGAATTGTTTTCGTTGGTCAAACCCGAGAAAGCGGAAGTTGTCGCTGTCTTTTTGGCAATGCTAGAACTCTGCAAACAGAGAATCCTGGTAATTCGCCAGCATAAAACCTTCGGCGAAATCCGTATTTTCTTGGTGGGAGAACCGTGGAACGCGAAAAATCCGGCTTAA
- a CDS encoding response regulator gives MARILVVDDAKFMRTMVKDALVAGGHEIVGEAENGNIAVDQYKAIKPDLVTMDITMREKDGIEAAQEIFKIDPKARIIMVTALGQEELLAKAIKMGVKDFVVKPFSPERLQQAADKALNS, from the coding sequence ATGGCCAGAATTCTCGTAGTGGACGACGCAAAGTTTATGAGGACCATGGTGAAAGATGCCTTGGTAGCGGGAGGCCACGAAATCGTAGGTGAAGCCGAAAACGGTAATATCGCCGTCGATCAGTACAAGGCGATAAAGCCGGATCTCGTAACCATGGATATCACCATGAGGGAAAAGGACGGAATCGAAGCCGCCCAAGAAATTTTTAAAATAGATCCGAAGGCACGAATCATTATGGTTACCGCATTAGGTCAGGAAGAACTTCTTGCCAAAGCGATTAAGATGGGTGTCAAGGATTTCGTAGTTAAGCCCTTCTCTCCGGAGAGGTTGCAGCAAGCGGCAGACAAAGCTTTAAATTCATAA
- a CDS encoding protein-glutamate methylesterase/protein-glutamine glutaminase, whose protein sequence is MNSNTPIRVVIVDDSLLVRNIISDQIQKDEKIQVIATGKTGLDCIELTEKLKPDLVILDVEMPVLDGLSALQELQKRKLGIPVMMLSVLTQYGAEATFKALEYGAIDFIPKPSSSSQFNPEELGAVLRNRILSYFESVRTILPIIDAHRLSDTLKARFSKGETKAIEAVCIGTSTGGPKALQTVFSTFPEGFRLPIFVVQHMPVGFTKAFASRLNDNSKIRIKEAEDGEPVEAGVGYVAPGDAHLRIETRAGRKWIALGKEALVNGHRPSVEVLFDSAIREYGSALIGVIMTGMGKDGAAATLRMRETGAATIAQDEASSVIFGMNRQAIEMGGVQFVEPVSAITTRILSILKERGN, encoded by the coding sequence ATGAATTCCAATACTCCAATACGAGTCGTAATCGTCGACGATTCCCTACTTGTACGGAATATTATTTCTGATCAGATCCAAAAGGATGAAAAAATCCAAGTGATAGCCACCGGAAAGACCGGTTTGGATTGTATCGAATTAACAGAGAAGTTGAAACCCGATCTCGTAATACTGGATGTCGAAATGCCTGTGTTGGACGGATTATCTGCTCTCCAAGAATTACAGAAACGAAAACTCGGAATACCGGTGATGATGCTTTCGGTGCTGACCCAGTATGGCGCCGAAGCCACATTTAAAGCCTTGGAATACGGAGCGATCGATTTTATTCCGAAACCTTCAAGTTCGAGTCAATTTAATCCCGAGGAGTTAGGAGCAGTCTTACGCAACAGAATTCTTTCCTATTTCGAAAGTGTCCGGACGATTCTACCTATCATCGATGCGCATAGACTTTCGGACACGCTAAAGGCTAGGTTTTCTAAAGGCGAAACGAAGGCGATTGAGGCGGTTTGCATCGGTACTTCTACCGGCGGGCCAAAAGCATTACAGACCGTTTTTTCCACTTTTCCGGAAGGATTTCGTTTACCGATTTTCGTCGTACAGCATATGCCGGTTGGATTTACGAAAGCGTTTGCTTCGCGTTTAAATGATAACTCTAAGATCCGAATAAAAGAAGCGGAAGACGGCGAACCTGTGGAAGCGGGTGTCGGTTATGTTGCGCCGGGCGACGCTCATCTTCGCATTGAAACTAGAGCTGGTCGGAAATGGATTGCATTAGGTAAGGAAGCCCTTGTAAATGGACACAGGCCCTCCGTCGAAGTTCTTTTTGACAGCGCAATCCGGGAATACGGTAGCGCCTTGATCGGTGTGATAATGACCGGTATGGGAAAGGATGGAGCCGCTGCGACTCTTCGAATGAGAGAAACGGGAGCGGCTACAATCGCCCAAGACGAGGCAAGTTCGGTGATTTTCGGAATGAACCGCCAAGCCATTGAAATGGGCGGCGTTCAATTCGTAGAACCGGTCAGCGCAATTACAACTAGGATACTTTCTATTCTTAAAGAAAGGGGAAATTAA
- a CDS encoding chemotaxis protein CheW, translated as MAGVLGEYTELFLEESEDQIEELNANLLKLEKDQSDPATINDIFRAAHSLKSSAAFVGLYNLSDLAHKMENLLQSIRDGKLAVKLSLVNLLFQCFDLIKNVIVNVSQGKKVDTPYTDMIRRLEAYENDPEATKESQEKLESRARTVLAEQNQQSHSSHLELDGDDQKELEEMLRANGGNFWILKVGLKSDAPMKGLRYSLILQNLKPIGTIYRTNPNLEELEKGTEAAVLTILILSHKPQDELTKAANVDMVETLTIEEFHPNSQLGYTTESNAITSFQLDEEEKTGDAKITLKSIKVSSDKLDQLMNNVGELVITNSGFQKIYDDLLRTFGEDQLFNELKGRIDLINRISKELQSGIMNIRMVPISTVFRRFSRLVRDLSLETGKKVDLILNGESTELDKKVIDALGEPLLHLIRNSVDHGIESPEERKRIGKPELGIVELNAYQGGSNIMVEIRDDGKGLDVERIRLKAVEKGLVSETDAAALSENDVYQFIFAPGFSTAEKITDISGRGVGMNVVNNLIQEFKGKILIQSLKGQGTSFVLSFPQALAIIPSILIMMEEEVYAFPLSEVNETIKVNNEQITTLEGNEIINLRGEVLPIYRLNRILGLQDKTDREESPVVIVQFKGRKLGFMVDELVGKHETVIKSLEKNFKNIKGLTGASIMGDGTIIMVLDIPGLVEIASYLDETGRYINYHLETMKRISTIRTIETEEEMYIQKTSNPTNVYNHKLHEITTRERAKRKKTERKKEDDSRKIVAGKEDLHREGAGKTEGAFSVELKVSDDRLLPNGGKTAEPSAPSVSNTAVMDKTAPSSPKFGMEDKYRSHISELISDSVNTDEEKKRAEHIIEGFLEQKKQRMMSVSHSKDFTGNLTREQIKKIEAVVNTGMMNAGMVLSQILNRNVDLFIPEILMNDKEGLASEIRFSDDKFYGMKVRMNGDLNGNLLMMFSRENAKNLAKELLDTVSPGDNLDDDTKSVLSEISNIVCASVLNSISNKAKVSVMPAVPELVEGTFLEVLDAVKPERTKFLSMLTEFNHEGNNLLGVLLFLPDFDELMALIPKF; from the coding sequence GTGGCAGGAGTACTAGGAGAATATACCGAACTCTTTCTGGAAGAATCGGAAGACCAGATCGAAGAACTAAATGCCAATTTATTAAAGTTGGAAAAAGACCAGTCCGATCCGGCGACGATCAACGATATATTTCGAGCCGCACACTCTCTCAAAAGCTCGGCCGCTTTCGTAGGACTATATAATCTTTCGGATTTAGCTCATAAAATGGAGAACCTTCTCCAAAGTATTCGAGACGGAAAACTAGCCGTAAAACTTTCGCTCGTAAATCTATTATTTCAATGTTTTGATCTTATCAAGAATGTAATCGTTAACGTTTCTCAGGGGAAGAAAGTCGACACGCCTTATACGGATATGATCCGTAGATTAGAGGCGTATGAAAACGATCCCGAGGCGACCAAGGAATCCCAAGAGAAGTTGGAATCTCGTGCGAGGACTGTTTTGGCGGAACAGAATCAACAATCGCATTCCTCGCATCTGGAACTGGACGGAGACGATCAGAAAGAACTGGAAGAAATGCTTAGGGCAAACGGGGGAAATTTTTGGATTCTCAAAGTCGGCTTAAAATCGGACGCTCCGATGAAAGGTCTGCGATATTCTCTTATTCTTCAGAATTTAAAACCAATTGGAACCATCTATAGAACCAATCCTAACTTGGAAGAATTGGAAAAAGGAACGGAGGCCGCCGTTCTGACGATTCTCATCCTGAGTCATAAACCCCAGGATGAATTGACCAAAGCCGCCAATGTGGATATGGTCGAGACTCTTACAATTGAAGAATTTCATCCTAATTCTCAGCTCGGTTATACGACCGAATCGAACGCGATCACTTCTTTTCAACTAGACGAAGAGGAGAAAACCGGTGATGCGAAAATCACATTAAAGAGTATTAAGGTTTCATCGGATAAACTGGACCAATTAATGAATAATGTCGGAGAATTGGTTATCACCAATTCCGGCTTTCAGAAGATTTACGACGATTTATTACGTACTTTTGGAGAAGATCAGCTCTTCAATGAACTCAAAGGTAGAATCGATTTAATCAATCGGATTTCTAAAGAACTGCAATCCGGAATTATGAATATCCGGATGGTTCCTATTTCGACGGTCTTCCGCCGCTTCTCCCGTCTTGTGCGCGACCTGTCACTCGAGACAGGAAAAAAAGTGGACCTGATTCTTAACGGAGAATCCACGGAACTGGACAAGAAAGTGATCGATGCGTTAGGGGAGCCTTTGTTACATCTCATTCGCAATTCGGTCGATCATGGAATCGAATCTCCCGAAGAAAGAAAACGTATCGGAAAACCCGAACTGGGAATAGTAGAATTGAACGCCTATCAAGGCGGAAGTAATATCATGGTGGAAATTCGAGACGACGGAAAGGGTCTCGACGTGGAACGAATCCGCCTAAAGGCCGTCGAGAAAGGTTTGGTTTCGGAGACGGACGCCGCGGCTCTTTCTGAAAACGACGTTTATCAATTTATTTTTGCCCCGGGATTTTCCACGGCGGAGAAGATTACGGACATATCCGGTCGCGGAGTCGGAATGAATGTCGTGAATAATTTAATTCAGGAATTTAAGGGAAAGATCTTGATTCAATCTCTGAAAGGACAGGGAACTTCTTTCGTATTATCTTTCCCGCAAGCTTTGGCGATTATCCCTTCCATTCTAATAATGATGGAAGAGGAAGTTTATGCATTCCCGTTATCCGAAGTGAACGAAACTATCAAGGTCAACAACGAACAGATAACGACTTTGGAAGGAAACGAAATCATCAATCTTCGCGGAGAAGTGCTGCCGATTTATCGATTGAATCGGATCCTCGGATTGCAGGATAAAACGGATCGGGAAGAATCTCCGGTCGTAATAGTTCAATTTAAAGGAAGAAAACTCGGCTTCATGGTGGATGAGCTCGTCGGAAAGCATGAAACCGTTATTAAGTCTTTGGAGAAGAACTTCAAAAATATCAAAGGACTCACCGGCGCTTCCATCATGGGAGACGGTACTATTATCATGGTTCTCGATATTCCGGGATTAGTCGAGATAGCTTCTTATCTGGACGAAACAGGCAGGTATATCAACTATCATTTGGAGACGATGAAGCGAATCAGTACGATCCGAACGATCGAAACCGAAGAAGAGATGTACATTCAAAAAACGTCCAATCCTACGAACGTATACAATCATAAACTGCACGAAATTACGACCCGCGAAAGGGCAAAACGAAAGAAAACCGAACGCAAAAAGGAAGACGATTCCAGAAAGATCGTCGCCGGGAAAGAGGATCTGCATCGGGAAGGTGCGGGAAAAACTGAAGGCGCATTCTCCGTCGAACTTAAAGTAAGCGATGATCGTCTTTTGCCCAATGGCGGTAAAACTGCGGAACCTTCGGCGCCGTCAGTTTCGAATACTGCGGTCATGGATAAAACCGCGCCCTCCTCTCCTAAATTCGGAATGGAAGACAAATACAGGTCTCATATTTCGGAACTCATCTCGGATTCGGTTAATACCGATGAGGAAAAAAAGAGAGCCGAACATATTATCGAGGGTTTTCTAGAACAGAAAAAGCAGAGAATGATGTCAGTTTCTCATTCCAAGGATTTTACGGGAAATTTGACGAGGGAGCAGATTAAGAAAATCGAAGCCGTCGTTAATACCGGGATGATGAACGCAGGGATGGTCTTATCTCAGATTCTAAATCGAAATGTGGATCTCTTTATTCCAGAAATTCTAATGAATGATAAGGAAGGTTTGGCTTCCGAAATTAGATTTTCCGACGATAAATTTTACGGGATGAAAGTTCGGATGAACGGGGATCTTAACGGGAATCTTTTGATGATGTTTTCCAGAGAGAACGCCAAGAATCTCGCTAAAGAACTTTTAGATACCGTCTCTCCCGGCGATAATCTGGACGACGATACAAAGAGCGTTTTATCCGAAATTTCGAATATCGTCTGTGCCTCCGTACTAAATTCCATTTCTAATAAGGCGAAAGTAAGCGTTATGCCTGCCGTCCCGGAGCTGGTGGAAGGTACGTTCTTAGAAGTCTTAGATGCGGTAAAACCCGAACGAACGAAATTTTTGAGTATGCTAACCGAGTTTAATCATGAAGGAAATAACTTGCTCGGTGTTCTTTTATTCCTTCCGGATTTTGATGAGCTAATGGCACTTATTCCTAAGTTCTAA
- a CDS encoding chemotaxis protein CheW: MRAIEKLNPAEDDQTGKDVEGLKEFLTFEVDKELFGIDILHIHEILKPVPITRIPNVEGFILGVINLRGEIIPIMDLKELFGLGFCDVLSSTRIIVVVNGEKRGGLLVDSVKQVVKIHRDKISEAGAELSVSYSELIESVSQYEETLVLNLNLSKLIDFTAEEN; encoded by the coding sequence GTGAGAGCCATCGAAAAATTGAATCCCGCAGAAGACGATCAAACCGGTAAGGACGTAGAAGGATTGAAGGAATTCTTGACCTTCGAAGTGGATAAGGAGCTTTTCGGAATCGATATCTTGCACATTCATGAAATCTTAAAACCGGTTCCTATTACCCGCATTCCGAATGTGGAAGGTTTCATTCTTGGAGTGATTAATTTGCGCGGCGAAATCATTCCGATTATGGATTTAAAGGAGCTGTTCGGTCTTGGATTTTGCGATGTCCTTTCTTCTACGAGAATTATCGTAGTCGTCAACGGTGAAAAACGAGGCGGATTGCTGGTCGATTCCGTAAAGCAAGTAGTTAAAATCCATAGAGATAAAATTAGCGAGGCCGGCGCGGAATTGAGCGTAAGCTACAGTGAATTGATCGAATCCGTAAGCCAATACGAAGAAACTCTGGTTCTTAACTTGAATCTCTCCAAGCTAATCGACTTCACTGCGGAGGAAAATTAA
- a CDS encoding 5-formyltetrahydrofolate cyclo-ligase has product MLSKQEARKISKDSILRLPDRTTKENLIRERLREIITYSLGQRTSLRIISYVADEYEIDPLPFEESRSLSGKGIFFFFPKVQNLDLAFIKPERFEIGAFNILEPVGKEIISSKDADLILVPALAWSFEGARLGRGKGFYDRALSGVPRANLIGLTFESLFPCEFSAEEHDIRAGTILTDKKNHCFPKKSDENSVR; this is encoded by the coding sequence TTGCTATCGAAGCAAGAAGCGAGAAAGATCAGTAAAGACTCGATTCTCCGTCTTCCTGATCGAACGACAAAAGAGAATCTAATTCGAGAACGGTTGCGTGAAATTATTACCTATTCTTTGGGACAACGGACCTCCCTACGGATAATTTCCTATGTCGCGGACGAATACGAAATCGATCCGCTTCCTTTCGAAGAATCACGGTCGCTAAGCGGAAAGGGCATATTTTTCTTTTTTCCGAAGGTCCAAAACCTGGATTTGGCGTTTATAAAACCGGAAAGATTCGAAATTGGTGCGTTTAACATCTTGGAGCCAGTCGGGAAAGAAATAATTTCTTCGAAAGACGCCGATTTGATCCTAGTGCCTGCTTTGGCCTGGTCTTTTGAAGGAGCAAGATTGGGTCGAGGGAAAGGGTTTTACGATCGTGCGCTTTCCGGGGTTCCGAGGGCAAATCTGATCGGTCTAACGTTCGAATCTCTGTTTCCCTGCGAATTTTCAGCGGAAGAGCACGACATTCGAGCCGGAACGATTCTGACTGACAAAAAAAACCATTGCTTTCCAAAGAAAAGCGATGAAAATTCAGTCCGATAA
- a CDS encoding cell division protein ZapA — MSEKITTRILGDDYTIVGDADPEYIKQLAEVVDRKIRELSLGMPSSSKLKLAVLAALNFADELEQLRNAQPSSSGSSSPEAEEKTRKLITLLEEGLIGDL, encoded by the coding sequence ATGAGCGAAAAGATTACGACGCGCATCTTAGGCGACGATTATACGATCGTTGGAGATGCGGATCCGGAATACATCAAACAATTGGCGGAAGTGGTTGATCGTAAAATCCGGGAACTCAGCTTGGGGATGCCATCTTCCTCAAAGCTGAAGTTGGCGGTCTTAGCAGCCTTGAATTTTGCGGACGAACTAGAGCAACTGAGAAACGCTCAGCCTTCTTCTTCCGGTTCCTCTTCTCCCGAGGCGGAAGAAAAAACGCGAAAACTGATTACCCTTTTGGAAGAAGGTCTCATAGGGGACCTTTAA
- the rplT gene encoding 50S ribosomal protein L20, whose product MPRATNGTIHKNRRKKILKQAKGFRGARSKLYRTAKSAVMKAGQWAYRDRRAKKRDFRKLWIIRINAAAREAGLSYSQFMYGLKKANIDLDRKALAELAFSDKETFNALVEKIKVAV is encoded by the coding sequence ATGCCAAGAGCTACAAACGGAACCATTCATAAGAACCGTCGCAAAAAAATCCTGAAGCAAGCTAAGGGATTTAGGGGCGCTCGTTCTAAGCTTTATAGAACCGCTAAATCTGCCGTAATGAAAGCCGGCCAGTGGGCATACCGCGATCGCCGTGCTAAGAAACGTGATTTCCGCAAATTGTGGATTATCCGTATTAATGCCGCCGCGCGTGAAGCAGGACTTTCCTATTCACAATTCATGTACGGTTTGAAAAAAGCTAACATCGATTTAGATAGAAAAGCGTTGGCTGAACTTGCTTTTAGCGATAAAGAGACATTCAACGCTCTGGTCGAAAAAATCAAAGTAGCCGTTTAA
- the rpmI gene encoding 50S ribosomal protein L35 codes for MPKLKTNRAAAKRFKFSKNNKIKRKSMNTRHILTKKGPKRRRRLRGMTLVVDADWKSIVRLMPYGVR; via the coding sequence ATGCCCAAGCTGAAGACAAACAGGGCCGCAGCAAAACGGTTCAAGTTTTCCAAAAATAATAAGATTAAACGGAAGAGCATGAACACCCGTCACATTCTTACCAAAAAAGGACCTAAGAGGCGCCGTCGTCTCCGGGGAATGACTTTGGTAGTGGATGCCGATTGGAAATCAATCGTTAGATTAATGCCTTACGGAGTGCGCTAA